The Pleurodeles waltl isolate 20211129_DDA chromosome 10, aPleWal1.hap1.20221129, whole genome shotgun sequence sequence TAAATGACAACAAGCAGATTGGTTGCCTGCCAAAAACAGGATACAGTTTGAGATATTCATCCTAGTATTGGAAACCGTATATGACCCTGGCTCTCCATGCTCTTCCAGCTCATCCCTATCACATGCTCTCTTGTTTGTCAATAATCCTCTGCTTATTGTTCACCGGCCCCCATGAACCTCTCAGTGTTCAGGCTATCTGGCTCCCCGGGTACTCTTTTCTGAATGTCTAACGTACAGCTACCATCAACCTCAATGAGCTCAAAACTAATGTCCATTCCAGCCGATCATCCTGGAAAGACAAGACCTACAGAATCCCGACCATATTTCCTTGTTCACTCCAGAGCACATATGTACATCTCTGAATAATGTATGTTTTCTAGAGTCTGCAACCATATCTCACTCATCAGGCTCATGTATCTCTACCCAAATCCCAATAGATTCACAATACAGTTTTGTGCAGCTTCCTCAGATCACAATGTTATCTTGAAATAAGACTTGCCTAGTACTGCACTTTGGTAAGAATGGCTACtacatgtattaataaatacaaatagaaTCAGGTCATGTAAAATGCTATTCCTAATTGACCTGGCATAAATCTGCCATGTTGTATATTTCTGCCTGCATGTAGAATTATATGTGAAGGTTTTTTTCTTGAGTTATGTGCAGTTCCAGCTATTACCAGTCTTCAAAATATCTCCTTTTATCGTCATATGACTAATATGTATTGTTATCATTTCCATGTCAATGCGCTCCTCTCCATTTTCTATAAACCAGATACATAGAACGTGGCCCTCCCCAGGAGATGGAAAAAGTGATGTGTTTTTCTTCTCTAGAGGCCCACACCTTTTTTAAAAGTGCACAATAGCCACAAGGCACATCTCTGGAGCACAATGGTGTTGCCAAGGGCAGCATCACCTCACCTAAGATACTGTAGCAAGCGGCTGAGATATCAATATTGTTCCATGTGGGAAATGGAAGCTGCCAAAAATATGTCAGATGGAACTCTGCAAAGTCGATGGATTTAAGGacaaattttgaacaaacctcaaTTTGTCAGCAACTTAAATGGCAGGTACTTTGTCTTCAACCAGGTATAACATCCAAATTAAAAACAAAGCCTGCAGCCCAGCCATTCTTCTTGCAAGAAAATGTATCGAGCTGCAGCTGGGAGTGcctgtgcagtgtaaaatgcataTGCCTGGAAAGAGGCTTGTGCTTACAGATTTCAAGCTGTTCAGAGGACCACAACTTGCTGTACTGCACACAAGGTGAAGGCTAGAGTAGGGGTAGATCCTCTGAGGATATCATACAATGGATTGAGAGGGGGAAGTTCAGGGGCCAAGTTCCTttaaggtctggcttgacagtgcagcggTGAGCTCGACATATTGTTGCCAATTCTTTAGAACATACACACAGTGGGCGTTGGCTCCAACCAGAGGAGTATTTAACTCTCAGCTCATGCTATTGGCTATTTAGTGCATCATTCTGCCTCCTACAGGGGACTTTTTAAACCTCAAATGTACACTAGATCATCACACTTTAATATTTTTATCTCACTGTACAAAAGAATATCTTTGTTGTTTTTTGCCTACTGCAATAGGCTTATTTAATATTTTAGTTAGTACTTAAATTGCAAGTcacacctaatggctttgccaacacCTGTTTTAAAAGGAAATTGCTGGTTGAAATATAAGTTACACAAACTGATTAAAATTTCAGGTTTACCTATTCAACCCCCACTCTTTGCTTCTCCAGCATTTTCACCTTTATTGGCTAAAAAGGGTGCATAAGAGAGGAGGTGGGCCGTTCCTCCCTCTACGCACTAGTATGAAATGCCACCACCCGCATCGATCAACCCAGCCTACATTTAAATAAAGATATGCCATGCTGTACCTGACCACTGTGAGCTTGCTGAAACATGGTATGAGCTGCTTCACTCCATAGTCGTTAATGTTGTTGTTGTCCAGTTCCAGGGCAAGGCGCTTCCGTAAATGGCAGATCACAAAGGAAAGGGCGCTGCAATCCGCAGAATGCGCATTGCAGAATGTTAGCTTGATGTAATTTGCACATATGCCCCTGGCCACAAGTTTCCCTACTTTCTGGCTCTGCGTTTCTGAAATACACCTTAGCATCCAGATGAAATTGGGCATGGCTTGCACCCGGTTGAACTCGCCTTCTTTTGTTCTTGGGAGAATCTTTAAATGCAGCTTCACTCCTCTAAAGAGATATTGCCTGAGCACCTTCCTTTTCTTCTTAATGGTGATGGTTGAAACCAAATGTCTTAAGAAGCTTTCCTTTGGTTTGGAAAGAAGACCGCACAAGAAAAGGTTTACGAATTGCAAGTGCTCATTGTTTCGGAAAGGATCCTCTTTTTTGGTGTTTCTGTCCCGAAAACAAGGTATGGGATAGAGGCTAGACTGGCGGGTCCCTGGGATGGAGCACTGGTTGAAGAATTTCAGCATCTCAAAAGTGGAcgcattctcatccaacaccagGAAAAAGGCAGCTAAAAAGGACTGCAGGGTGAGGTGAAAGAATTCATATGTGGACTCATCTGCACACCCAGTGTACTCATCCACCGTTCTGAGGAACCCCAACTGTAAGTCTTGGTCAGACAGAAAGAATGACACTTCATCTTGCCCAAACACGAAGTGTGATTTCTCTATTCCGTTGTGAGCCAGTCTACTCAAGGCAAACAAAACATCCTTGCAGGCTCCGAATGTTTCCGCTTGGCTCTTTGTTCTCCTCCTCAAAGGGCTGGTCTTCATTGATCTGTTTATGTAGACTTCGACTATGAGTAAAAAGATGTCTGTTAGGGTTATGGCACATTTAGGCAACTGGTAGCTGTCATACATAGAATGGAAATGTTTATATGACTTAAATATAATCCAGCAAAACAGAGGCACAGAGCATAGACTGCAAAGATTGGGGTTtgctcccaaatggttcaacactAGCTGCTCAAATATTTCGTCTTTGAAGAACTTTTTGGTGTACTTCTGCAGGTTTTCACTAGTAAACCCTCGAAGCATCACTCTCTTCCTGACAATATTTTTTTGGACCTGCGTCCCAGTCCTGGCTGTTAATACCTTTCTCGATCTCTCAAGCAGCTTCCCACTAAGAAGATGCATGAGCAGCACAACGGGGTGTGTAGAGTCAAAAGGAGACGAGATCTCAGGGATTCTGGTAACATCAAAGTCAGAATGGATCTCATCAAAGCCATCAAACGTGAAGATGGCAGTATGGGGGAAACGCAGGATGTATCGGAAGACATCTTCCTGGTCGCCATCTGGAAAACAGTTGTATTTGAAAAGCAGATCTTTCAaagacattgtttctttcttcttgaaaCAGCTAAATGTTCTGCATTTGAATCGAAAGAAAAATTTGGCATCAGTGAAGAGTTCTTTCCTGGCCCAGAGATTTTGGATCTTTTGCAGCAACACAGTCTTTCCAACCCCAGCGTCACCAAAGATGAATACAGTTTCTCCTTCGGCATTGATCACCCCGTTGTCATCGAAAAGGTCGCCCAAGCACTTCACAACTCCCATGTTTTCATTGGCATCACTGACCAGTTCCATCAAGCTGTCGATGTAAGTTTCCTGAAGCAACATCTCTTCCTTCTCGCTGTAGGATGTGATGTACTTGGAGTCCCGGCACAGTTCATGACGGATTTTTTCACTGTACTGGCTCACTACAGATTAAAGAAAGAGACATTACTAGGCTGTTGACAAGATAGTGACAAAAGATCAAGTTCAACAGGAACTAGGTTTATGAAGCGTAGACAAATTTGAGTATtttaaaaacagacaacatttttgtttaatggggatccatttgaaaatataaaaactctTTACGTCCCCCTCTTTACTAAGAAATCttaaacacacaacacacaggttTTCAATATGTTTATCACCATTTGACCCTATATTTCAGGTGTTGGATGAGTGCCTCGGAATACCTTGTAACTTCCACCTGCACACTGGTGTAGGTCACATCTGATTGActcaaaaagcaaataaaaattgTGGTTAAGAGTTTCTTTACAAGCTTATGGATCACAAGCCTATGGATCCTAATTAATGTGATAACTCTACTGATGCTTAGATCCATACGGAAAAACAACAAAATGGCACGATAAAACAAAATGAcagtatgtcctgcctttttagtGTGTTTCACACAGAACATAGGCTAATTTATCagcacaaatacaaacaaaaaaacaagtattcTGCTGGGGAGTGGTAGGTTTCAAGAATTCTTTATTGGAAGGAAAGTTAGCACTCTATTaacacaaaatacaatataaaGAACGCAGGGAGTGGAAGTGtcaaacaccaaacaaaaaggatGCTGTGGAGAAGGATGGTTAAGAGAAATGGAGGAGGTTAGAAACCCAGGATATGACAGTGAAAGGGATGTCTGACTTTGGTCCAAATTAGGTATGGGGGAAATTAGGGgaaaaacattaatattttgttGTGATATGTATGTAGCCTGCTATCCAGATGCAACCATTTTCACAGCTATTGTTTGATGATGATTCGTAGATAGAGTTTCTGACCCTTATGCACTCTATTGAACTGAAAATAATGACTTCTACTTCTCAGGTGTAAAATATCTGGAACATTTTCAAATTGCATCACTGACCAGAGTTGTAGCAACTAAGTACATGTTCCTACACTAAGAATGACCTATAGACTGTGAAAGGGAGAATTTATTTGAAACCTGCTTTAGTCCAGCTCTGAAGATGTACTGAAGATCTAGAGCAATGCAATGCATGGTGTGAGGAGCTGAGGACCCTTCATTAGGTATTTGTAGAAGAAAAAGTTTGTTTATGTCTGCAAAGGTTGTGAATAATggcacagcaccagcactgcccGGCAATTGCCTCCCATAGTTTTTAGGAACCGGAATAATAATTCACACTTTTTGGCCACTTGGCAGAAATGCTGGAGGGAGTCTAAAAATCACCCCAAAAAGACAAGAGTAGAAAACATAGACATAGCGTGGGAAGACGAATGCTTCTATATTAGGAGATTTTCGCACAGGGTACCATCCGTGAAACACCTGAGGAGCTTGGCCAAGTCAGACACATATTAGGAAAGTTTGACATTACTTTTCCTTCTCAACAGAGGGGGAGAGACCCAACTGAGTAACAATGCAGCTACGTCTTGCTCAACAGTGCAAACCAATAGTACATTgcacattacaaaagaaaaaactgAAGGTTGCACACATTATCCAAAAGTAAGCCAGCAAGCAGTAGCGGTTTACTTAGTATTTGGTGGGTGTGGGACATCCACCCATCATAGGTGCCAAATTTACAGCGCATACTTGACTACACATTAAATGTGGGGGATGGCCAAACTCTACATAACCATCAATCGCCTAAACAATATAGACGGTGATACTGTGGCTGCCATGATTAGGATATGTAAGCAATGCATTTTAAATCATCTATGCATTTAAGGTGCACCACTGTTTTAAACAATGCTACTTTTTCTCAAGGGTGCAGATATAAGCTAAACATTTTAAGTATCACATTGATAACATATTAACTTTGACTGGCCAATTTCCATGTTTTCGATAATTCTGTGAAAGAAATTAATGATTCCATTTAACTAAAACATTTACTGAATAAGTATGTGTTTGATCACTTTTGTACCACGCACTAGAGTCAACCACATCACGCCATGGACAAGCAAGAAGGAGGTGGTTGGTACAGTATAGTACTGACCGCAGGAGCTTGAAGGCCAATGAACAAAGTACAGAGTTACTTTACAACTCGTTTTAATACTCTGAAGATTGTTTTAAAATTATGCAAACAAGCCTCAGAGCCTTTGCGCAGAAATATACAACAAATTGAATCCCTCCTGTCTGTGCATAAAATCTATGCATACATGCATAAAAGCATAAACGGGCTAACTGTTTGCAAGAGAGCAATACATTGATTAAGATCACGGATTAAGGTGCAAATGCAAATTAATTTGTGTAAAGAGCATTAGGAATGGCTTGATTCGTTATGGCTTGATGTCTGATTTTTCCGGTGGCTGTCACCCTACAATTCCTCTCCTGTTAAAACAAATGACTTTTCTAATGTCTGAACATTTATCTGCGCTAACAAACGTCTGTAGGTCCTGATTCTGTAATTCCAGATTTGCCATTggtgcccctgatggcactttttgCACACCTAAAGTAAATGTGTGTAAAAATGATTGTGAACCTGGTGCCAAAAGCGATCTTTACCTTAGATTTCATCACATTCATCTTTCTTGTGGATTCATGTCAAGCCTTTAGTGAAATAAGGCTTTCGAAAGACCCAGGACTCACGCGTGGGAAAGGAATACGAGCCACGGCCATAGACTAGGCAGGTCTCAGGTCTATGCAGGACCCATTGGGCTTGCTGCAAGGTCATGTGGTTTAATATTCTAACACACTCTGCAGAGCTCTAGAAAGAAAGATATCACTCTTCAAAGGGAGGGAAGCCACAATGGTGCCTGTCCTCTGGAAAGCGCATATGGctcttattttatatttgttttacaaACCTGGTATGAATCACACTCATCCAGAAGTACCCGGGTGCATCAGTAACAAAGTGGATTCCTTAGACACTCAGAATTATTAGGAAGTGTGCTTGAGAGAGTGTAAAATTGATGCTTGAGGAGCAGAACAGCTTGTTACCTCTAAGTTAGAATAAATCATCTTGGCTTCTTGTATCTCTCCCATAATCAGTTGCCTCCCTAGTTAGCTTCAGAGAGATGCATTTCTTATTGTGTTCGACAAGCATCACCTTACTCAGTTTCTGAAAGATTCAGGACAGAACAGACAATGATATCCCTGGCCCTGTAATCATTTACTACTGTACTTTGAAGATGGATAGTGCAGTTCACCAATAGATTTGCTCAAGTTATGATGTTGCAGTCAGTAGTAAAAAAAAGCCCTAATTTCCTGCCTGTCATTCAACTAGGCTTATGTTGTCCTACATGCCCTGCAGATGAGAGCGAATGGGGAGCATTGGGCTGATTTCATTAAATACCAAGAGATGTAGAGCGGGCGCGATCTGAGACCATCAAAGGATCCAATTTTCATATATCTCTATTGTGTATTACACAAAGTGAAAGCGATGGTGTAATGTGATTTTGCCTCAGTTTCCTTTGGAAAGTGACTTATGGTTTGCTAATAACAATGGCTACATTTGACGAATGAGCTCAAAATTGGGAAAACAATTCAAGTGTAGGCTATTTTTTGCTATTGTATTATGGAGATCTATCAAGGGGGAATAAAGTTAAAGAGGAGTCAAAAAagaattattttacattttaacttCCCCAGGAATATTTTCCCTCCATGACAGCAAAAACCACTAAACGTAGTTATATAAAATTTAGCAAGAAAGTAGAACTTTATTTAAAATAAGGCTTGACTTTTTATAGCATGAAAACCATTCATGAAATTGCTTTTGAGAAATTTGTATTAAAAATGCATTCAGCAGGCTTCGAAGGGTTAATCACTTGTATAGCATAAATGTTTATTATCAGATAATTTGCAAAACCATACCCATCAATAGCTAGAGGTTAAAAGAGGTTAATatgttgaaaaataaattaatcaaTTTGGACGGGTTCAATTCGTTTCCCTTTGTGCACTTTGGATCTGCAGATACAGGGGGAAAACATCCCTTAGCCCTGCAGTGGACTTGGGGGCACCACGCTAGTTCACAGCCTGGCTGAAGGCCTGGTTCTGAACCTTGAGCCCGCAATACATGCTAATAGGATATGGGCAGCATGCTGGATGGCACAGGACCCAGTCAAAGGCCTAGCCCTCTACCCAGAGATGCCAATGCATGGCTGTAGGCTGTACACTCTCTGTGCTCAGACCCTAGGCCCATAACTGAAAACCATGCACAGACTGCTAGCAGCATTGAGTATGGTGTACAGCCAACATAGGAATAAAGCTGTTCTTTCTCATTTCATTGTTCATGTTGGAGAAACTTGGCTACCACGGTTGGAGAAGTCATCTCTCCAACATATGTCTAGCAAGAAGGGGCTGCTTCTCTTGTTAGCTGCCTTGCTAGTCTGTTTCGGAGCACCAAGTCCTAAGAAATccagcacaacctggaaactgtggaGTAACAGGAAGAAAATGCTTACAGACTGCTAAGACCACTCTTGGAAGCTGAAAGTACATGTACTGGAGGAAAGAGGGATTCTGTTGCCTGAAATCAATGCCTGGTTTGGAGTGATTAAAGTATTCAGAAAAGTCACCCATGGATTTTTAGTAACCATTGTCCAAAATGATGGGACCCATCAGAAAATGACTGCCCTCgtcacttcttgttcttgttggatCTCTGCAAAAGTCTCTGCCAAAAGCGCCTTCCAGTCTTGTACAAAGGCACAGTTTTGCTGGGTTGCAGCCTTTCGGCACTATCCACTGCAGAGCTCCAAACTCTTATCTAATCGAGAACAGACTGAGAAAGCCCGACAGACATCCTTACAACTAACGTTGCCTGTCTAGAGGCACTATCCACTGCTTGTATAATGTATGTCCTTCTACTTCATCATGGCTTCCAGTCTACCATACACCATCCAGTCCTGGATGTTCAGCCCCTACCTGATGCCCAGCCCAACCAAGAAAGAATTCTTGTTATTTGTcgatgcaaaaaaacaccttttgcatCCTTATGAAATCATTGCCTGCAGCTTCATATGTTTCCATTTCAGCCAGCTATGACCAATTCTCCTCTTGGCAGTTCCATTTTGGCAAAAATTGTGGACAGAGCAAGGGCGAAGTCATAATTGCCAGGCCTTTGGTAAAGAACATCATTTGTATTTATGACCTATTAGAATAACATGACCTGTTCATACAGGTTATCAAAGAATACTGTTTAGGTGCTTCTTTCTTTCCAGATACTGTTTTGACAACTATCTGAGAGTAACAAATCAATCATTTTAATCACCACACAGGCTATGGATGGTACATTTTGCTAATCGTGTTGGATAAGAATTACATTTCTCTGATTATTCTCCCCAAATTCCACCTTGAACTTTCTAAGCGGATGGGTTCCCTACATATAAATGGTACACGTACAGCATCTCATTTTTTCATCTTTTCCCCAATTATTCTGTCCTTAACTGGAAGCTCCTTCCTTCTGGTCTGATCAGACCAACAAGAGGTTCCAGTAGGCTTGGATTATCTCCAGTAATTCTCTTCTTCCATCCCCTTGCTAGAGTCTTCCACAAATGGTCACCATCTATTAAAACACAACTTTTTGACTATAGAAGACAACTACCAACTGAGACCCCTACTGTCTCTCAAACTAACATTACAACAATGACTATAATCTAGGTGATTTCATCTTGAAAGCATTTTCCCCTGTGGTTCTACACAATTTGACTACAGCTAGGACTCCAAAGCTTGCAAAAAGGCTGTGTGTCTTGTTACGATAAGCACAGTAGAACAATTATGGAGTTAATTAAGGTAACAGCTTATGACAATGCAAGGGGTGTACCAAAAGGGACCATCCTATCCCACTAATTCAGTTTAGTCTTTTTGTAACTGAATCAATGATTATACTTTTGTAAATGTCAATTTGTGTCCATATTGCTAGGCATACTGAATGTGGTATGGAAGTGACCACCATCCTGGAACTTTCCAATGTTTCTGCTCACTAAAAGACCAAAAGCGATTCAATGGAAGTTGGAAGTTACAATCTGTGTTCCTAATAAGATGGTCACCAATGTGTCATCAAACAACTTCACTAGAATACGTAAACTGTGAGATTGCTGTAAGAAAAACATGTCAAAGAACTGTAAATTTAGTTGATGCTCAATGCATATCTTTTTTATAGCATGTGCCATTGGTAATGAAGACTTACTCTATGATACTAAAATCAAGAAAGCAAGAAGAGGTGTCTCAAAAGACTAAACATTAGATTCCAGCTGATCTGCAGGGCTCATAGATCCATATATTTAAAAAGGAAGACCAAAGAAACACTGCAGATTACCTCATTCTGACAATGCTTTATCTGCTGGCAAAAAACACTTGCGAAAATTATGTTTGAAGAACATCATTATTAGATCAATTCAAAGGCATTCTACATCAATTGAAAATAGGATTCCAAAAAGAGCTTTTCAAGGCAGCCAATACAGTAGCACTTATTCTCCAAGCTGGTaaacctctttgtgaatgcattcaatATTATTGATTGACCGTTACTGGGGAGAAAATGATACATGCTGCTTGTTTGCCTTCACTCAGCAACTATACTATGCAGACTCTACTGATTTAGTTGGATCTTGTCACCAACCTCTGAAATATCGTATGCAAAAACGAATGCACACATCAGGTCTGGTGTTAGGAGCAATGCATATTAACCTACATAGTATTTACTGTTTATGAAATAACATAGATCCTCTGGAGGTGACAATGTTCCACCAAACTTTACAATGCCAAAAAAGAGCGCTTTACTATCTGTCCAGATTATTTAGTAATCCTCAATGGAACTGCTCTCAGGCCACAGCAATCATTAGACATTACTGATACCTATCTTACTGCAAATTATTAAAAAACTAATGTCACTAAACCCCACTTTTTTGGCACTACATACAGGACAATTGTATTTTGGCATTGGGGTGGAAATAAAAAGAGGCCATGGAAAATACAATTTGAATCTAATTTGAAATGTGGACCATTTAGCACCACCAAAACCAATACATTAAAAACACTTAGCAATGGATTTGCAAATTTTAATGGTAAAGATGCTTGCTAGTCTTTAAGTCCATTAACTTGGGCTTAAGATTTCAAGGCTGCAATAGTTGCAAAATATGATTTAGTCCTTCGGCTTCCCAAATTTTCCCAGAACATTAACACTATGGAAGCAATGGTTTGGCAGCGATTGCTCAGTTTTATGTCTTCTACTTTGATTACTGGACTGGAGCTTGAAATTTGATCTGATTGAGTTGGGGCACCCATTTCAGTTCTATAGGGTTCCACCTGGCTGTCCACTGGACTCATGCTCCTGGCAACAACCACAAAAATTAAGCCTCTTATTGCTTAAGGTGGTCACAGATGTTCATCTTGTGAATGAGTTTAAAGACAATTACTGAGATTTAGATCTAAACTAAGACATTTTGCATATAAAATTTCACAGAGGATCTGGCCTCAGTCAGTATTAAAACCTTACATTAATACTGTAGCAGTTACTCACATGTACCTGTGATTGATTAAAAGGTTATTTTAGGAATAAAACATTACTACACCTGAGACTGGGGAAACTATTGCTTTTCACTATTGGAAGTGACTCAAACTTCATCTGGATACTTCTAGTTTTGTTTTACTGCTATTGAATCATTTgaacatattttattggattgtttATCACCAAGGAAAACATTGTTTTAATACATTCAAATTATTCAGATATCAGTATTCGAGTAGAGACAATATATAGGATATTAAACAGCAGCAAGCCTGCACTGACAGCTCAACTGGTAGAAAAATGTGAAGGTTTTATTAAGCGCAAAGATATTGTGTGATtctttttttgttctctttttctctttatgtTGACACCGAAGTTGATGCGTGAAGCTACTTCTCGCACTGCCACCCTCAACCATGGTCCAAGCCATAAGGGCAGAATGTCAGCTTTCATCCTGGAGCTATTTGGGGATGCAGGTTACGCTGAAATTCTGGCAGAGATTAAATGGAGAGGTAAATCCCAAAATATTGTATCACTGTAAATCGGAGATAGAGAATAGTGAACTAAACTGGGCCTCTCAAATAAAGACCCATGTTAATTAAGCTCTGTGTTAAATTGTAATTTTTTACTAGATAAGAGAAAGACAGGACAACAGATCCCCAAGCAGGAATTACGTGCCATTGTAACCAAAAGCACTAGCAACGAGGATCTGCTTTATTTGAGGAGCAAATTGTCTACTCAATTTCTAGTTAAAGGTTGGAGCAAGGATGAAATGTTTACATACATTGAGGCCCTGCTACGTCCCAAGCTTAGGAATGCTGTGTTGAAATTCAGGGTCGGGCTAAACCGATGTTACGAAGATATGAAGATGATCTCATAGGAGAGATGAGCAGGATTTGTGTACATGTGGACTGAAGGAAAAACGCAATGGGACACATATTCTTTTGGATTGTTTATGGTTTTTAGGCAAGCAGAAAGAGTTTTTAATGTCTGTTTTTATGATTTATAGATTTATAAATCCAGATCAAGCCCTCCGCCTACTGGTGAATATGATATTTTTAAATAGTGTATGTGCAATTGGGagatttttaaatgcaaaacaggagACCTTAAAAGTGCTGCTGGATCAAGTGTAGGGGGATCAGGTGGGTGGTACGAGACTCTCCATCACGCTGCTCTCTTTTTATATCACTGTTTGTATATTGTAATTGGCCTTTAGTTATTTTTAGCTTAGGCATGGTTTCAGGATGTATTTATGGTAAGGTTTATAGAACACAGTCTAAAtatttattttgactgactgactgacactgaCGGTAAATATGCTTATGTGAGTATCAGCTTTGTTTTAATAAAGGTTTCCttaaacaaaataacacaattCTCTATGCAAGAATACTTGACAAAGGCTAAATAATTATATCTTCTTTCCGAAAAGTCAAATGTAAATTGCAACTTTAGGCTTATGAACCATTTGTCTAATGTATCCATTGCAGAAATCTGTATGTAACCGTAGGCTCTCAGATTAGAATCCTGGTTGGTCCATACAGTCTGTCTTCCTCCGGAGACCACAATAACGGCACAATGGAAACTACTGAGTGACAGTTACACCCATTATTACATCCTTTTAGGCTTTGAGGAGAACTTTATCACTTATAGCCAGTTAATATTCCTAAAAGATTGTCTCATAAGTCAAGGGATTTTCAATTCCAGCAATTAGGTCAGCAAGCTACACCCTTGC is a genomic window containing:
- the NOD1 gene encoding nucleotide-binding oligomerization domain-containing protein 1 isoform X2 translates to MEGPGGRAKPNARPDPHRSRPGSYVQLLKVNRERLVSQVKNAQCLLDNLIQNEYFSNEDAEIASQFHTRADKVRKIMDQVQSKGEEASEYFIYILEKVPDAYFDLQPWLKEIGYHPSPQMQNKSVVNTDPVSQYSEKIRHELCRDSKYITSYSEKEEMLLQETYIDSLMELVSDANENMGVVKCLGDLFDDNGVINAEGETVFIFGDAGVGKTVLLQKIQNLWARKELFTDAKFFFRFKCRTFSCFKKKETMSLKDLLFKYNCFPDGDQEDVFRYILRFPHTAIFTFDGFDEIHSDFDVTRIPEISSPFDSTHPVVLLMHLLSGKLLERSRKVLTARTGTQVQKNIVRKRVMLRGFTSENLQKYTKKFFKDEIFEQLVLNHLGANPNLCSLCSVPLFCWIIFKSYKHFHSMYDSYQLPKCAITLTDIFLLIVEVYINRSMKTSPLRRRTKSQAETFGACKDVLFALSRLAHNGIEKSHFVFGQDEVSFFLSDQDLQLGFLRTVDEYTGCADESTYEFFHLTLQSFLAAFFLVLDENASTFEMLKFFNQCSIPGTRQSSLYPIPCFRDRNTKKEDPFRNNEHLQFVNLFLCGLLSKPKESFLRHLVSTITIKKKRKVLRQYLFRGVKLHLKILPRTKEGEFNRVQAMPNFIWMLRCISETQSQKVGKLVARGICANYIKLTFCNAHSADCSALSFVICHLRKRLALELDNNNINDYGVKQLIPCFSKLTVVRLSVNQITDLGVKVLSEELTKYNILTFLGLYNNLITDVGAKYVSDIIEGCTKLKYLKIGCNKITSEGGKCLAHAIQKSKSIFDIGMWGNKIGDEGAKAFADALRNHPSLTNLSLACNGISTEGGESIAEALQHNTSLRILWLIRNEITFDGALSFLEVLKENTAIEEICLHGNQIRPPDPNPLEEETRIIYY
- the NOD1 gene encoding nucleotide-binding oligomerization domain-containing protein 1 isoform X1, translating into MEGPGGRAKPNARPDPHRSRPGSYVQLLKVNRERLVSQVKNAQCLLDNLIQNEYFSNEDAEIASQFHTRADKVRKIMDQVQSKGEEASEYFIYILEKVPDAYFDLQPWLKEIGYHPSPQMQNKSVVNTDPVSQYSEKIRHELCRDSKYITSYSEKEEMLLQETYIDSLMELVSDANENMGVVKCLGDLFDDNGVINAEGETVFIFGDAGVGKTVLLQKIQNLWARKELFTDAKFFFRFKCRTFSCFKKKETMSLKDLLFKYNCFPDGDQEDVFRYILRFPHTAIFTFDGFDEIHSDFDVTRIPEISSPFDSTHPVVLLMHLLSGKLLERSRKVLTARTGTQVQKNIVRKRVMLRGFTSENLQKYTKKFFKDEIFEQLVLNHLGANPNLCSLCSVPLFCWIIFKSYKHFHSMYDSYQLPKCAITLTDIFLLIVEVYINRSMKTSPLRRRTKSQAETFGACKDVLFALSRLAHNGIEKSHFVFGQDEVSFFLSDQDLQLGFLRTVDEYTGCADESTYEFFHLTLQSFLAAFFLVLDENASTFEMLKFFNQCSIPGTRQSSLYPIPCFRDRNTKKEDPFRNNEHLQFVNLFLCGLLSKPKESFLRHLVSTITIKKKRKVLRQYLFRGVKLHLKILPRTKEGEFNRVQAMPNFIWMLRCISETQSQKVGKLVARGICANYIKLTFCNAHSADCSALSFVICHLRKRLALELDNNNINDYGVKQLIPCFSKLTVVRLSVNQITDLGVKVLSEELTKYNILTFLGLYNNLITDVGAKYVSDIIEGCTKLKYLKIGCNKITSEGGKCLAHAIQKSKSIFDIGMWGNKIGDEGAKAFADALRNHPSLTNLSLACNGISTEGGESIAEALQHNTSLRILWLTENKLNDEVAERFAEMLKINRTLKNLWLIRNEITFDGALSFLEVLKENTAIEEICLHGNQIRPPDPNPLEEETRIIYY